The Erigeron canadensis isolate Cc75 chromosome 1, C_canadensis_v1, whole genome shotgun sequence genome segment CTTTCCAGTACTCAACTTTAACCCAACTTGTATTTTAGCCAGAGTTTTTGATTAATAATCAGATACCTGAAAGTACCCCTGTATAAGACAAGATCGAAAAATGTAATGGACGTAACTTATTCTTACCAAATATAACAAGATGAAAGATTCAAGTAGGTGAATTTGGATATGAATCTTTCCAGGGAATgagatcaattttttttttttttttttgtacaaatGGAAACATTTGCAATTTTTTTTGAAGTGGATAGTGGATACATTATGCCTCTATCATAGGGGCAGGATAGTGGGTTAGCCAGCTGCCAGGCATGTAGGTTAATGGGTTTGGGTTGGTGGGTAGTTCTTGTACGGGTCAGTTGTGTTTGACCAATGACTCTATTATTTTACCTagataatttttgtttttttgtagaTATATTGTCtttcaaatatgattacaagaatCCTATTAATTCATtgatctaatatttgaataacaAGGGTTGGTGGGTCTATGAATTAAAATGATACATTGGGTTACTTTCAACCCCTTTGActtgtttcttgttaagctacTATATTTATTTTCCCATTTGACTTGTTAGAATAAGTGTAACCTTATTTGACCGATTCACAAGGATACAGGTACCGCCACACCTCTACTTGTGTATTGGGAATCTTGTAATCACTATCtttattcttcttttttcaGGAGGTGGATGAGCCCTTACAGCTTGATATGTCAGACTTGTCTTTAACGGATGATTTTACGCAACAGAATTCTGGTAAACACTAGCACTTATCCATTCCCCACCTCTTTTTTTTCAGCCGTGCATTTCTAATGTCTTATGGTTATTGCATTGCATCCATGACTCTTAAATAGAAATATGACCACACTTCATGCTTGTGCATTGTGTTTGTTATCATCCATGCTTTTAGCAGTGATGTACTGTTCTGTTATTCTCCCATCGACAACTTTTTTGTTTAACGGCAAAGACACATACTTACACGTAACATACCATTAATGCACTTTTGTCTCATTTAAGAGTTAAGACTTGGAGCCACAACCATTTGGTTGTTGGGAGTCTCTTAAATACCTCTAGGCCAAGGGCTTGGTGGTCACAAGGGCGGATCTATCATGAACTAACACGGGTCCATGGCACCATGTTACCTGACAAAAATTGTTAGTGACTATATGGTAGAAAGGATATGGACCcacatgatttttatatatggaACCATGTTACAGAGTATTTCTTTACCTAAACTAATGTGACTTTGAACCATCGTATATTATGGCCCAAATTCCATAACATTAACCCAAATCCTAAACTTTTGCTCTGATGTTAAACATATGGTAACTAACACACTAAATACTTTCGTATTAAAGTTTTGAGCTATTGTACCAAGTATTTTCCATAAATTTAATATCTGGTTGTTGATTTGTTTGGCTTAATATTTCTAAATCCAAATTAACAATTATCTGTAGATACCTCTTTAAAGTCGAaataatatagtttatttagGACTTATTTTAGATTCTTTTTTGTTACTAATAAGTTTTTATTGGATACAACATTTATCGATGGAAAAAAATTGCTACGAGTAGCATTTACTCTAATATGTAATTTAGTTAGGTATCAATTGTGAATATGTTGGTCAACTACTATATTGCTGGTAAGCGcattatttacataaaaaactattaagtaattatgtttaatttgttgattttgtttattataatgCTTAAGGTTTTTCTTAAaacagctaggacgatctttaTGTAATAATGGTCATTAAATAGAGAGTATTCTGGTAACCTCACATATATTTGATGTATCATGAAGACCCGACCCGACCCATTTCCGAACATGAAAATCAAGTTTATACGTTCATTTTGTTGCCTCAACTTAGTTGGACCTATGTGGTTTTCAATCCTAGAACCGCCACTCTTGATGGTCCATCAATACATTCCATTAAATTGTGAAAATGTAAGTTTGCTACATTAGCTTTCTAAGTGTTTATGTATAAGAACAAAGCAAAAACGAACTGAATACTGATTTATCCTCAGTCATTGTGGatatctacatatataagtatataacctTAAGCTTCGAGAGGAAACTGATCTCCTTTTCCACCTAGCATCTTCATGGCAAGTAAAAGCTCTTGAAGGTTAAAACAACCAGACGAGTTAGTTGGAAGAGATCCACTAGAGTTGTTTATTTCAAGAATGAGGATACGTAGCCTGGATAGACAGCCAACGTCATGAGAAATGGTTGTATCTCTTTGTACTTGGAAGCAATTCTGTTATGTGCATTTTTTGTATTCAAACACTGACAGTATATACAAGTAGGAGGTTTTTCGTTTTTGGGCTCCTCCAAAAGGACGAATATTAACTCAGATGTGCTCGGCTGGGGTATTCTATCATCTTTTTCAAACCCTTCCCCCGGCCACCCCCACGATGTATACTTACTACTTAGGAGGTTAGAACCTGAGACCTCTTGTAAGGACATCCTGATCGCCAATTTGAGTTGACTAATATGTAAGTGATTTCAAGAAGTCAGTTCTGGAGGTGTACTCTTGGATTTATGATTTTATGGTAAATTCTTGAGGTGGCACAACGTTGGTGAGCAACGGGTCAAAACATGCTCAGATTCATACAAGTACTGGTCGTTGAATTGACTCGCAGACACCTTTTATGTCCTTTTCTTTAGATACAAGATTAATATTGTTAGTTTGCTACAATTATATTAGTCTTTGATCAAAATGATTTTGGAGAGAGCATAGTTTATAAAATCTATTTCAGTTGAACTCTTTGTTATATATCCTGATCAATCTGACATGCTGACCCATTCTTCTTTTAGTAATTACTGTTTATCTGACCCTTTTAACATAATGCACTACCGACTACCCAAAGCAATGCTAGGATTTGCACCTCTAGTTATATTATCTCTTAGTGTGCCTTGGTGCACGTTTTTAACATCTGATTATTAACGAAAAGAAGTTACATTATCCTTGGTAGTTACCCAACCTTTCTTTTGTTGTGTTAAGATACTTATGACATAGCCGCACCTGTATTTTGCTTTGTTAATTATGCTTATGATATCATATAGGTTTGCTTTAGTTTTAGCAAAATAGCATGTCACTTTTTATGACAGTTATTCCCCTTGCaaaatttcttcttctttaatgatTCCAAGATTTTGTTCTTTGTGTTTCCTTTGCAGAATTTGGTCCACAAGGACTCGTTGATGTTAGATATGATATCATGGATTTACCAATCACCTTGCCTTTTCAAAAGCCTCCTGCTGACAAGCCAAACCCTAAGCAAGGAATTGGTAAGCATGACCCCCCAATCCCTCATGTTCTTGTTTTCTCCTCCTTTTAAGTTATTTTCAAAAGCATCtgaaaatttatgaaaaaggAAGCAGTGTATGCAGTCAAAGAAAAGGTTTTAGGATATCTTCCAGCATTTGTATTTATGGCAATTTCTAAGCTTGAATTACCATGTCTGTCCATTGTCGTTAGACCTGTAAAATGAGTGCGGGGTTCCGGCTCAActatattttttcattaatatccTACTCTCAACATAAAGAAATGTTTTGGCTTTGTGCATTAAAATTATCATATTGGCGACTTTTAACCCGTTCTCATTTTCTTAGTATAttatttgacatgcttggtCCATTTGAACCGTTTTAATTTTAGGCTATTTTCCCCCCATTTGACCTGCTAGAAATAAAAGTTTCATGGGTTataattgccacctctagttgTCATGAATGCGGCTTCATGGTGCTACTGATAGTTGCAGAGTTTCGTTTGTTTTATAACTAATTGAATTAATTCACATTATCGTTCCTCTGGGCTTTCAACCCACATTATAACTTCAATTCCACCAAATTGCAGGCATCATGTCATGGAGCAAAGACAGCCAATATATCTGTACTCGCAACGACAGCATGCCGACTGTTTTATGGATATGGGACATGAACCATCTAGAACTTGCTGCCATTTTGGTTCAGAAAGACCCTATTCGAACAGCAGCCTGGGACCCAACATGCACTAGACTCGTTTTATGCACCGGGACCCCGCACTTATACATGTGGACCCCATCTGGCGCTTACTGTGTAAATGTTCCACTACCACAGTTCTCAGTGATGGATCTAAAGTGGGATTTTGATGGCTGTTGCCTTCTACTCAAGGATAAAGACGTGTTTTGTTGTGCTACTGTTCCCATGTTACCCGATGACTCTAACAGTGATTATAGTTCAGATGATTGAGGCAATGTTCGTAGAGTTTAGAGTTAGTTTTGTGTATGTAATATTATCAAATAGTACCTAGATGCTGATATATATTCTTAAGATGTCCAAAGACACTTGTCCTAAAATCTCGTGTGTATTGTCATTTTACTTATTTGAAAAGAGATATGTGACATGGAAGATGAGGATGCATGAGATAGTGTCTTGATGTGCGTTTGCAGTTTGCTTGCTGTTAGTGTTATTTCCATTCTGATTATACAAGGGCTATTTATCCTCTTATTGAGTTGCAGGTACGTCTTCTTAACAACATATCTTAACCATGATTGGACAGAAGATGATGTGGTTCTCAACGGTATTTCGGATCACATCTTAAATAGCTTATTTGCTTATGTATTTCTTTTACGTAGACGCTATTATGTATACCGCTATTATGTATCTGATGTATGTACAACATGAAACTAATATGCTATTACCCATATTGTGCATCGCATAGACTTTATCCCtacttattaatataaattgtttgtttttaaaaaaattgttgcaacaaacaattaatatataaatttctgaaaaaataaaataaaatttagacTATCAATTGATACGAATAAATTAACCTTTCATTTTGAATCTCAAAAGTCCTAATCTCAAAAACCCacttatctatatatctatccaTACATCTATGGGGTAAAAAGGAAACAGACTCAATCTCAAAAACCCAAACCCAATCTCAAGAACCCAAACCCAATCCATGGAAACCCCCGAGGAAACCAAAACTAAAACCAtggataatgatgatgataatgatgaaaagaagcagcagcagcagcagcttgATAGCTTGAAATCTCTAAATGCTATGTTGCTTAAAGAAACCGTCGAGCGGCGTCACCAGGTCGATTCCTTACTCCATTCCAACTCTCTTTTGGAATCTCAACTGAAGACTACTGCTTCTAATACCGAAACAGCTGCCTTACTAGATATCGAAAACCAGATGCTTTCTGTTTTTATTAATCAACTTGCTCAACACACAATTGGTTACTTGAATAACAAGGTTGAGGATTTAAACTCAAGGTTACATGAGCTTGTTTCCAAGATTGATCAAGATAAATTGATTTTGGCTGGTGTTTGTGTCAAAAGAGATGAATTTAAGGCTCAACTGGATGCTCGCATTCTAGAGGTGAATCAGTTAGAATTAATGATAAAACAAGCCGACGAATTTAAACAACAAATGTTGAAGCAAGTTGATGAGttgaaagctaaatgtgatggattaattgatataaataaaggaTTAGAGGAGCGTAACGAAACTCTTGAAAAGGAAAAGAGTTCCGTAACAAAAGATTTGGAGGTTGCAATCAAGGAGTTGGACCAGCAAAAGCATACAATTGTCCACCTGAAAACAGAATTGGAGAATGCCAAGATTAAATATGACCAAGCTATGATCGAGATGGGTGAAGTTCTCGAGAATCTTAACAAGGAAAAAGCCATTACATCGGGTTTTAAAGAAAAGGTTGCTGAAATGGAAAGACAAATACAAGATTTGCAAGGAGAGATATCAATGATGAATACAGAGAATGTGAAACAGTTAGGAGCAAAAGAAGAGTTGGAAGATAAATGCGCAAAGTTGGTGAAAAAACTAGACTCTTTAGAAGCGAAACTTGTTGAAATGCAAATAAAGTTTGATGATACAAAAGGTGAATTATGTGTAGCTAAAGCTAATTCAAAAAGGGTCTTGGAAATCTTGAAGAAAACATTGTTGGTTTGTAATGATGATAGTACTGATCAAGAAAATGGTGTTGGAGAAGATATACAAGAGCATTTTAAAGAGGTTGAAGCGATTAAGAGAGcttttaaagataaagagaGTAGAATTGAAGAAATGAAGAGCCACGTTGAGTTACTTAAAAGCGAAGCGCGTAAGGAGAAGAGTTTCTGGACAATGGTGTCGTCTGCGACTACACTACTCGCGGCTGCTGTTTCTGTGGCGTATGTTGCTCGAGCCCATTGATTGAATCTTTCAAATTTGCTAGTCCTGATAATGTAACACAATTACTGTTACCAAAAATGCTTTCTTTTTTGCATGATGAAGAGCAACTTTGGGTTATAATAAGAAGGTTTTGATCTGCTAGATCAAATCAATgtctatttttgatttgttcGTTTTTAAAAGGTAATCAtgatttgtttgtttgtttaatgaAAGAAAGATATATAGGCATTTATTCCAAAAAGGGAAAAATTTAATGTGCGTAAATGGTTAGAAGTATTAAGAATAACATGTGGTAAAATCAATAATgagaattaagaaagaaaaaatatttatcaacacttcaatgaataaaataaaagtttaatttgaGATTACAtaatcaattaataatataaaataagagtgttttttttttatagccaACTAAAATAATGTCAGGTACTCGGTACTCAACATTCCAATGACTAAAAGTACACATAACCTGACAAACGCACGGAGCCTCTAGCCTACTTAACTCCATGAGCCGAGGAAAACTCATCAATCCATCCACCCTTAggtacaaaaacaaaataatgataaaagcCAATGCTTGTTAAGACATGAACGTAGGTTTCCCTAAACAAAGTACTTATTGTAAGACTCTCATAACAATCCTTCTATGAAAGAACCGACTAGGACTTTGTTACTTATAACAGTTGGACTGTGGATAAGACACATTAGAGATTGTACATAACagtaaaaaattatatgggtagtaaattttatgtaaaacaTTTTACTAAGTCTGTCAATTAGGTGACGTCCGGTTAAAAATCTTTAAATCTAATAAGATACTGTAAAATATCAGGTTAGAAACTTAAGCCGGATTCTACACGAGCAACACAATGTGTACATGGGTTGACAAGTTAAATAATGTTGCTTTtaggttaagtgcgttgattttgggtcaaatgggttattTTGGGTGAGGTGAGTCGCCAAGTCAAATGGATTGGTCTTGGGTCAAATGAGTTAAATCagttatttttgggtcaaacgGGTTTGACTGTTTAGCAGGTCAAATGAGTTGCTTTTGGGTCAAATCGTTTGATTTAAAGGCTAGTGGGTTGGTCGATTGTCGAGTCTAATGGATTTGATTTTGGGTCAAGTGGGTCAAATGGGTCGTTAGTAAATCTTTACTCGCTTATAAAAGAAATGCtctattttattttaggtaattttaCATTTAGGTAATTCTACATTTGAATTATCAGAATTACCTcctgactttttatgttttgcccttaattaattataatttacactttaaacctttattttaataattacgAGTAACATTTTAAGCCTTTATCTTCaaaaaatttccactatcacaattacatcaacctacaccaccaccaatagtactaTCACTGACACCACTAAACCGCCTTCTCCACTATTGTtaccgcattacgcgggtattATGCTAGTTTGTgattaaattagttttaaaaaaactacCCGACAACCCAAGGCCCAACTTGGACTTGACTTTTAAAAAACCAAGTTAGAGGTTAACAAGTTATTTggcttatttttttaaaaccgtttaaccatatataaaattttattgtaattttatgttaaatttaTCAAACTAAATTTCATATTGATAAACATAGAAAATATTTAAAGTGAAAATTTATCAACCCGTTGTCATCGGTGCCACGTTATATGgataaatgtatatattgaaCTGAAGATAACAATATGTTAAAAACGAAAATAAATacacaagtaaaaaaaaaaaagaaaacgttacgacatacgagtataatttttttataaaaaagttatatgtcGATAAAGTGTGTTAATAATAGCATCCCAACTAACCGCCGACCCCTGACCCCCCGCCTGACATAGTGACATAGCTTTCCGTCGTCTACACGTCTTCatcatcctcctcctcctaatTCACTTccataatttattaattacacTATCTATCTCACATGTGATTATttctataaaaattataagtaaattattttacatacatatatattccaaataaatatcaccatttttttttttatagtaaatCATAATCATCTTACTAATAATTCAATAATTATCAGTTTATAACCTGATT includes the following:
- the LOC122610599 gene encoding sporulation-specific protein 15-like, coding for METPEETKTKTMDNDDDNDEKKQQQQQLDSLKSLNAMLLKETVERRHQVDSLLHSNSLLESQLKTTASNTETAALLDIENQMLSVFINQLAQHTIGYLNNKVEDLNSRLHELVSKIDQDKLILAGVCVKRDEFKAQLDARILEVNQLELMIKQADEFKQQMLKQVDELKAKCDGLIDINKGLEERNETLEKEKSSVTKDLEVAIKELDQQKHTIVHLKTELENAKIKYDQAMIEMGEVLENLNKEKAITSGFKEKVAEMERQIQDLQGEISMMNTENVKQLGAKEELEDKCAKLVKKLDSLEAKLVEMQIKFDDTKGELCVAKANSKRVLEILKKTLLVCNDDSTDQENGVGEDIQEHFKEVEAIKRAFKDKESRIEEMKSHVELLKSEARKEKSFWTMVSSATTLLAAAVSVAYVARAH